In Dolichospermum flos-aquae CCAP 1403/13F, the following proteins share a genomic window:
- a CDS encoding L,D-transpeptidase, with the protein MAMARNESVASMVMFLCFGTAILSLAVHWQTMRTTGQLNQSASTEVYPQGSPVEIGSSAIAASVPTSPQKAAVINLDSPWKTQKSSLDAVTDPVNNPKPSVPDLNATKVVVDLSDRRVYVSRYDEVIASYPIAIGKKGWETPTGDFKIIHKEHHPIWRHPITGAIFEGGTDSPLGDRWIGFWSDGRNEIGFHGTPNVDLVGAAVSHGCLRMRNSDVRMLYSQVNIGTQVSVRE; encoded by the coding sequence ATGGCAATGGCAAGAAATGAATCTGTAGCGAGTATGGTCATGTTTCTCTGTTTTGGTACAGCAATTTTATCTCTGGCTGTCCATTGGCAAACGATGAGAACAACAGGGCAGTTAAATCAATCTGCATCCACAGAGGTTTATCCCCAGGGTTCACCAGTGGAAATTGGGAGTAGTGCCATTGCGGCTTCTGTACCTACCTCTCCCCAAAAAGCTGCGGTGATTAACTTGGATTCTCCCTGGAAAACACAGAAATCAAGCCTGGATGCTGTTACAGATCCAGTTAATAATCCAAAGCCATCAGTACCGGACTTAAATGCAACTAAAGTAGTTGTAGATTTAAGCGATCGCCGTGTTTATGTTTCTCGATATGATGAGGTTATAGCTAGTTACCCAATCGCTATCGGTAAAAAGGGCTGGGAAACACCAACTGGCGATTTTAAAATTATCCACAAAGAACATCATCCTATCTGGCGACATCCAATTACAGGAGCTATCTTTGAGGGTGGTACTGATAGTCCTTTGGGGGATAGATGGATTGGTTTTTGGTCAGACGGCCGGAATGAAATTGGCTTTCACGGGACACCAAATGTTGACTTGGTAGGAGCGGCAGTTTCTCATGGTTGTCTAAGAATGCGTAATTCTGACGTGAGAATGCTGTATAGCCAAGTAAATATCGGCACACAGGTATCAGTTCGTGAATAA
- a CDS encoding sigma-70 family RNA polymerase sigma factor produces the protein MSQSISVSWSTVDATYPAASVQVDKLSNHDLILRCQVGLRPDRAAFSELLRRYQTQVDRVLYHLAPDWSDRADLAQEVWIRVYRNINRLQEPAKFRGWLSRIATNLFYDELRKRKRVASPLSLDAPRLLADGEMDWEIAGDTPSPDEEMTTREFYEQLREAIADLPEVFRTTIVLREIEGLAYEEIAEITGVSLGTVKSRIARARSRLQTQLQTYLDT, from the coding sequence ATGAGTCAATCCATTAGTGTATCTTGGTCAACAGTTGATGCCACCTACCCAGCAGCATCGGTGCAAGTTGACAAACTCTCAAACCACGACCTTATTTTACGCTGTCAAGTCGGATTGCGTCCAGACCGTGCTGCCTTTTCAGAACTATTGCGCCGCTATCAGACTCAAGTTGATCGAGTTTTATATCATTTAGCCCCCGATTGGTCTGATAGAGCCGATTTAGCCCAGGAAGTTTGGATTCGTGTCTACCGAAATATTAACCGACTACAAGAACCTGCCAAGTTCCGAGGTTGGTTAAGTCGGATTGCCACTAATTTGTTTTATGATGAATTACGTAAACGCAAACGGGTAGCCAGTCCTCTCTCCCTAGATGCTCCGCGATTGTTAGCCGACGGGGAAATGGATTGGGAAATTGCCGGTGATACCCCAAGTCCAGATGAGGAAATGACGACCAGAGAATTTTATGAACAGTTGCGAGAAGCGATCGCTGATTTACCAGAGGTTTTTCGGACTACAATTGTTTTGAGAGAAATTGAAGGACTGGCCTATGAAGAAATCGCCGAAATTACCGGAGTTTCCCTGGGAACGGTGAAATCTAGAATAGCCAGAGCCAGATCAAGATTACAAACTCAATTGCAAACCTATCTAGATACATAA
- a CDS encoding anti-sigma factor family protein, translating to MEKRDCFELLSAYLDGEVTATERRQVEEWLSTDTSIKCLYKRLLNLRKGLHDIPVPATAQSSEVTINQVLTRVNRRYRLNWMLGGAAAAACILGTISGLFPGNSRMVEIATTQPTELTPTATDSPLMVALNNPVIEIPKTAIAPTEKPVNNLN from the coding sequence ATGGAGAAGCGCGATTGTTTCGAGTTATTAAGTGCTTACCTGGATGGCGAAGTCACAGCTACTGAACGCAGACAAGTTGAAGAGTGGCTTTCAACTGATACTTCTATTAAGTGCTTGTATAAGAGACTGTTAAATCTTAGAAAGGGTTTACATGACATCCCTGTTCCCGCAACTGCTCAGTCATCAGAGGTAACGATTAACCAAGTTTTAACGCGTGTTAATCGCCGTTATCGCTTGAACTGGATGTTAGGTGGTGCAGCCGCTGCGGCTTGTATTCTGGGAACAATATCTGGTTTATTCCCAGGTAATTCCAGAATGGTAGAAATAGCCACAACACAACCAACAGAATTAACACCAACAGCCACAGATTCGCCTTTAATGGTGGCTTTAAATAACCCAGTCATTGAAATTCCCAAAACAGCAATAGCTCCCACCGAAAAGCCAGTTAATAACCTCAATTAA
- a CDS encoding colicin E5-related ribonuclease, with the protein MPKLNIGKKIKQQMSKRGWTEEMLELVYLNPGKTEKTRDKRYNIDGTRKDDHATVYYRSDGAYIVCNDITGDVVQVSDINDPNWIEKQY; encoded by the coding sequence ATGCCCAAATTAAATATTGGAAAAAAAATAAAACAACAAATGAGTAAAAGGGGTTGGACAGAAGAAATGCTTGAATTAGTTTACTTAAATCCTGGTAAAACGGAAAAAACAAGAGATAAAAGGTATAATATAGATGGTACAAGAAAAGATGATCATGCTACTGTATATTACAGGAGTGATGGTGCATACATTGTCTGTAATGACATCACAGGTGATGTAGTTCAGGTAAGTGATATTAATGATCCTAACTGGATTGAAAAACAATACTAA
- a CDS encoding tetratricopeptide repeat protein, translating to MIGIQAVTGLVPGLFQEDSNTGEIIWGIIRYYLKDYQGAIALYNESINLDPHDARTYQNRGIAHYKLGDKQAAIADFNQAIKINPNFADAYHQRGNTRSDLGDKQAAIADFQQAVKLYQQQGGNEKWLKIAQDRIRELQKE from the coding sequence ATGATTGGTATTCAAGCCGTAACTGGATTAGTGCCAGGACTATTTCAGGAAGACTCGAATACTGGGGAAATTATCTGGGGTATAATTCGTTATTACTTGAAAGATTATCAAGGTGCGATCGCTTTATATAATGAATCAATTAATCTTGATCCTCATGATGCCAGAACCTACCAAAATAGGGGAATTGCCCATTATAAATTAGGAGATAAACAAGCAGCCATAGCAGATTTTAACCAAGCTATCAAGATCAATCCTAACTTTGCCGATGCCTACCACCAGAGGGGAAATACCCGTTCTGATTTAGGAGATAAGCAAGCAGCTATAGCTGACTTTCAGCAAGCAGTGAAACTTTATCAACAACAGGGAGGGAATGAAAAATGGTTAAAAATAGCGCAAGATAGAATTAGAGAATTACAAAAAGAGTGA
- a CDS encoding nucleotidyltransferase domain-containing protein: protein MKRIEVEQRTIFVGLAGSHGYGLNRPESDYDYRGVFIAPKRYYLGFDSIEQKDSGWDEPGIFPFIDGNEDTVIYELRKVIHLLAGANPNVLELLWLNNYPFLTNVGQHLINHRHLFLSKKVKHTYSGYAFAQIKKMETHRKWLLNPPTKKPLPADFDITDEVPLSKDELNAFLEYLYLLIRGKIEFLEESEQLYKLLTGDIDFKGVLKQYTLADETLAYTQNLTHSRKDFIRLLQKSQSYQIALREWKAYISWQENRNPARAEMEKKSGYDLKHGMHCIRLLRSGLEILQRGEVTVDRNLAGDIDDLRAILRGDYSYEQLMKMAEDLVAQMDVFYEQSSLSHRPDLEQINDLCMELVEMQGW, encoded by the coding sequence ATGAAAAGAATTGAAGTTGAACAAAGAACTATTTTTGTGGGTTTAGCTGGTAGTCATGGTTATGGTTTAAATCGTCCTGAATCAGATTATGATTATCGTGGTGTATTTATTGCTCCTAAACGCTATTATTTAGGCTTTGATAGTATTGAACAAAAGGATTCTGGTTGGGATGAACCGGGGATATTTCCGTTTATAGATGGTAATGAAGATACGGTTATTTATGAATTAAGAAAGGTTATTCATTTATTAGCTGGTGCAAATCCCAATGTTTTAGAATTGCTGTGGTTAAATAATTATCCTTTTTTAACAAATGTCGGACAACATTTAATTAATCACCGTCATTTATTTTTGAGTAAAAAGGTAAAGCATACTTATTCCGGTTATGCTTTTGCTCAAATTAAGAAGATGGAAACTCATCGTAAATGGTTGTTAAATCCACCTACGAAGAAACCTCTTCCTGCCGATTTTGATATTACAGATGAAGTTCCGTTAAGTAAAGATGAGTTAAATGCTTTTTTGGAATATCTTTATCTTTTGATTAGGGGGAAAATTGAGTTTTTGGAAGAATCAGAACAGTTATATAAATTGCTGACTGGGGATATTGATTTTAAAGGTGTTTTGAAACAGTACACTTTAGCAGATGAAACTTTAGCATATACCCAAAATTTAACTCATAGCCGTAAAGATTTTATTCGCCTTTTGCAAAAAAGTCAAAGTTATCAAATTGCTTTAAGAGAATGGAAGGCTTATATATCTTGGCAGGAAAATAGAAATCCTGCTAGAGCCGAAATGGAAAAAAAATCAGGTTATGATTTAAAACATGGAATGCACTGTATTCGATTACTACGCAGTGGGTTGGAAATTTTGCAGCGGGGAGAAGTGACTGTAGATAGAAATTTAGCTGGTGATATTGATGATTTAAGGGCTATTTTGCGAGGTGATTATAGTTATGAGCAATTAATGAAAATGGCGGAAGATTTGGTTGCTCAAATGGATGTTTTTTATGAGCAATCTAGTTTATCACATCGTCCTGACTTGGAGCAAATCAATGATTTGTGTATGGAGTTGGTGGAAATGCAAGGTTGGTAA
- the rplU gene encoding 50S ribosomal protein L21: MTYAIIETGGKQMKVEAGRFYDIELLTAEPDEKVTINAVLLVHHEGAVSIGQPLVEGATVEGTIMRHFRGRKVLVYKMKPKKKTRKKRGHRQEITRFLINSINLNGEVLAYEEAPTSPELPVLDTDFVEETADESSEES; this comes from the coding sequence ATGACTTACGCGATTATTGAAACTGGCGGTAAACAAATGAAAGTAGAAGCAGGTCGCTTTTACGACATTGAACTACTAACCGCTGAACCAGATGAAAAAGTTACCATCAACGCAGTATTACTTGTACATCACGAAGGCGCAGTTTCCATTGGACAACCTTTAGTAGAAGGTGCAACCGTGGAAGGGACAATTATGCGACACTTTAGAGGTCGCAAAGTCCTGGTGTATAAGATGAAACCTAAAAAGAAAACCCGCAAAAAACGGGGACATCGCCAGGAAATTACCAGATTTTTGATTAATTCTATCAATCTCAACGGCGAAGTTTTAGCTTACGAAGAAGCACCAACGAGTCCTGAACTTCCCGTTCTTGATACTGACTTTGTGGAAGAAACCGCTGACGAATCATCTGAAGAATCATAA
- the rpmA gene encoding 50S ribosomal protein L27, translated as MAHKKGTGSTRNGRDSNAQRLGVKRYGGQTVRAGNILVRQRGTKVHPGNNVGIGSDDTLFALIDGVVTFERRGKSQKKVSVYAVAAELVEAVAG; from the coding sequence ATGGCTCATAAGAAGGGAACTGGTAGTACGCGGAACGGTCGTGACTCGAATGCTCAACGACTAGGTGTAAAACGTTATGGTGGACAAACTGTACGCGCAGGTAATATTCTAGTCCGTCAACGTGGTACTAAGGTTCATCCTGGTAACAACGTTGGTATTGGTAGTGATGATACCTTGTTTGCTTTGATTGACGGTGTAGTTACCTTTGAAAGAAGAGGTAAAAGCCAGAAGAAAGTTAGCGTTTATGCAGTAGCAGCAGAACTCGTAGAAGCTGTAGCTGGTTAA
- the cruF gene encoding gamma-carotene 1'-hydroxylase CruF: MRQLVIVERVCLIGHIVSMVFGLVGILIVIPNAELIVSLSEVGQSVMQWSMAGGGVVYMILGALGVFLYAYRTLGLARALGFLIPSLSISLTSELLGTSTGFPFGYYSYLSGLGYKISGLVPFTIPLSWFYVGLVSYVLARAGLEVDKKPSLFRHVGAIGLGALLLTSWDFVLDPAMSQTSLPFWYWHQPGAFFGMPYQNFAGWMGTGSLFMTVAALLWSKNPVKLDHYQLNVPLLVYLGNFGFATVMSLAAGFPIPVLLGVALGVAPAVLLWYKGSSTPATVNIEAATQEVAVANVKVAFK, encoded by the coding sequence ATGAGACAACTTGTTATCGTCGAGCGCGTATGCCTAATTGGTCATATCGTTTCTATGGTATTTGGACTGGTGGGGATATTGATTGTTATTCCCAATGCTGAACTAATTGTTAGCTTATCAGAAGTCGGACAGAGCGTCATGCAGTGGAGTATGGCGGGTGGCGGTGTGGTATATATGATTTTGGGGGCGCTGGGAGTGTTCCTTTATGCTTACCGAACTTTAGGTTTAGCACGCGCCTTAGGATTTTTAATCCCATCTTTATCAATTTCCCTAACTAGCGAATTACTAGGAACTAGCACAGGCTTTCCCTTTGGCTACTATAGCTATTTGAGCGGTCTGGGTTATAAAATTTCCGGTTTGGTCCCTTTTACAATTCCCCTTTCCTGGTTTTATGTGGGATTAGTTTCTTATGTGTTGGCTCGTGCGGGTTTAGAAGTAGATAAAAAACCCAGCTTGTTCCGTCACGTGGGAGCTATTGGTTTAGGGGCTTTACTACTCACTTCTTGGGATTTTGTGCTTGACCCAGCCATGAGTCAAACTTCCCTTCCCTTCTGGTATTGGCACCAACCGGGGGCTTTCTTTGGAATGCCTTATCAAAACTTTGCGGGTTGGATGGGTACTGGTTCGTTATTTATGACTGTAGCGGCTTTGTTATGGAGCAAAAATCCGGTTAAGTTAGACCATTACCAACTAAATGTACCTTTATTGGTTTATTTGGGTAACTTTGGTTTTGCCACAGTCATGAGTTTAGCCGCTGGGTTTCCTATTCCTGTACTGCTAGGTGTGGCACTGGGTGTAGCTCCGGCTGTGCTGCTGTGGTATAAAGGTTCTAGTACACCTGCAACGGTGAATATTGAAGCAGCTACTCAAGAAGTTGCTGTTGCTAATGTGAAAGTTGCTTTCAAATAG
- the cruG gene encoding 2'-O-glycosyltransferase CruG: MLNIIPLLLLLIQVPATAILLSRLLKGPGRYPALEPQQPTPELLGTVSVVVPTLNEALRISPLLAGLSRQSYEVREIIVVDSRSQDGTPDLVKTAQITDPRFRVITDDPLPSGWVGRPWALHNGFLFTSEGSEWFLGMDADIQPHPGLVASLVKTAIAQGYDLVSLSPQFILKYPGECWLQPALLMTLLYRFDPTGIYTEQPERVMANGQCFLCRRSVLRAVDGYSSAKGSFCDDVTLARNIAYQGFKVGFLDGAKVLRVRMYEGALETWNEWGRSLDLKDAASPAQIWGDLWLLSAVQGLPLLILLGYLLLPSLVLSLPAMLLLGLNIFLVVIRFALLLAIAPSYDRQDANGGWLFWLSPLADPLAVLRIFLSAFHTPKEWRGRKYGD, from the coding sequence TTGCTAAATATTATTCCGCTTCTATTGCTACTTATCCAAGTACCTGCAACAGCCATTTTGCTTTCCCGGTTGCTCAAAGGTCCAGGACGTTATCCAGCCCTCGAACCACAACAACCGACACCAGAACTTTTGGGAACTGTGAGCGTAGTTGTACCGACGTTAAATGAGGCGTTGCGAATTAGTCCACTGTTGGCTGGTTTGAGTCGCCAAAGTTACGAAGTTCGGGAAATTATTGTGGTTGATAGTCGCTCACAAGATGGTACTCCCGACTTGGTGAAAACCGCACAAATAACAGACCCCCGCTTTCGGGTAATCACAGATGACCCCTTACCTTCTGGCTGGGTTGGTCGTCCTTGGGCGTTGCATAATGGGTTTTTATTCACATCTGAGGGGAGTGAATGGTTTTTGGGTATGGATGCAGATATTCAACCCCATCCTGGTTTGGTGGCGAGTTTGGTGAAAACTGCGATCGCTCAAGGTTATGATTTAGTATCTTTATCACCGCAGTTTATTCTCAAGTATCCGGGAGAATGCTGGTTACAACCGGCTTTGTTAATGACGTTGTTGTATAGATTTGATCCTACGGGTATTTATACTGAACAACCGGAACGGGTCATGGCTAATGGTCAGTGTTTTTTATGTCGTCGGTCTGTATTAAGGGCTGTGGATGGCTATAGCAGTGCTAAAGGTTCTTTTTGTGATGATGTGACTTTGGCGCGGAATATTGCCTATCAAGGCTTTAAGGTGGGCTTTTTAGATGGTGCTAAGGTGCTAAGGGTGAGGATGTATGAGGGGGCGTTAGAAACTTGGAATGAATGGGGACGCAGTTTAGATTTGAAAGATGCTGCTTCTCCTGCTCAGATTTGGGGGGATTTATGGCTATTGTCTGCGGTGCAGGGTTTACCTCTTTTGATTTTATTGGGTTATTTGTTGCTTCCTAGTTTGGTGCTTTCGTTGCCGGCGATGTTGTTGTTAGGATTGAATATATTTTTGGTGGTGATTCGCTTTGCTTTATTATTAGCGATCGCTCCCTCTTATGATCGCCAAGATGCCAACGGTGGTTGGTTATTCTGGCTTTCACCCTTGGCTGACCCTTTAGCGGTACTACGCATCTTTTTATCTGCATTTCACACTCCCAAAGAATGGCGCGGCCGGAAATACGGTGATTAA
- a CDS encoding PIN domain-containing protein — translation MKPALIDTNILSFFFRNHSLVVERFEAYLIVYSKLNISIITYYEILSGLKHRDAQKQLKSFLKFVSYHTILVTAQ, via the coding sequence ATGAAACCAGCTTTGATTGATACCAATATTTTATCATTTTTTTTCCGCAATCATAGCTTAGTTGTTGAGCGGTTTGAGGCATATTTAATAGTTTATAGTAAACTTAACATTAGCATCATTACTTATTATGAAATTCTCAGTGGCTTAAAGCATCGTGATGCACAAAAACAACTGAAGTCTTTCTTAAAATTCGTCTCATATCATACAATTTTAGTAACCGCTCAATAA